Proteins from a genomic interval of Arvicola amphibius chromosome 10, mArvAmp1.2, whole genome shotgun sequence:
- the Pitpnm2 gene encoding membrane-associated phosphatidylinositol transfer protein 2 isoform X12 — translation MIIKEYRIPLPMTVEEYRIAQLYMIQKKSRNETYGQGSGVEILENRPYTDGPGGSGQYTHKVYHVGMHIPGWFRAILPKAALRVVEESWNAYPYTRTRFTCPFVEKFSIDIETFYKTDTGESNDVFSLSPVEKNQLITDIIDIVKDPVPPNEYKTEEDPKLFHSIKTHRGPLSDNWIQEYKKRLLPIMCAYKLCKVEFRYWGMQSKIERFIHDTGLRRVMVRAHRQAWCWQDEWYGLTMENIRELEREVQLMLSRKMAQYAEEEGTSELCKDSSPQVQASTAASEPSSSNGETLGRGLKKQWSTSSKSSRSSKRGASPSRHSISEWRMQSIARDSDEGSEDEFFDAQEDLYNEEVFPKDITKWNSNDLMDKMENPEPEDPQDGLYHQSGPEFGVASSVEQLNIIESKAKNFTMFPSFLWHQKRKGSKGRKQKSHRQK, via the exons ATGATCATAAAGGAATACCGGATTCCCCTGCCAATGACCGTGGAGGAATACCGCATCGCCCAGCTATACATGATACAG AAGAAAAGCCGCAACGAGACCTATGGACAAGGCAGTGGCGTGGAGATCCTGGAGAACCGGCCCTACACAGATGGTCCTGGTGGCTCTGGGCAGTACACCCACAAGGTGTATCATGTGGGCATGCACATCCCTGGCTGGTTCCGTGCCATCTTGCCCAAGGCAGCCTTGCGGGTGGTGGAGGAGTCATGGAATGCCTACCCCTACACCCGAACCAG GTTCACCTGTCCCTTTGTGGAGAAGTTCTCCATTGACATTGAGACCTTTTATAAGACGGATACTGGTGAAAGCAATGATGTGTTCAGCCTGTCTCCTGTGGAAAAGAACCAGCTGATAACAG ACATCATCGACATCGTCAAGGATCCTGTGCCTCCCAACGAGTATAAGACTGAAGAAGACCCCAAGCTGTTCCATTCAATCAAGACTCATCGGGGGCCCCTCTCTGATAACTGGATTCAGGAGTACAAGAAGCGGCTCCTCCCCATCATGTGCGCCTACAAGCTCTGCAAGGTGGAGTTCCGATACTGGGGCATGCAATCCAAGATAGAGAGATTCATCCATGACACAG GCCTGCGGCGGGTGATGGTGCGGGCCCACCGGCAGGCCTGGTGCTGGCAGGATGAGTGGTATGGGCTGACCATGGAGAACATCCGAGAACTGGAAAGGGAAGTACAGCTCATGCTGTCCCGAAAAATGGCCCAGtatgcagaggaagaaggaacatCGGAGCTCTGCAAGGACagctcccctcaggtccaggcaTCGACAGCAGCCTCTGAACCCAGCAGCAGCAATGGGGAAACCCTGGGCCGGGGCCTGAAGAAGCAGTGGTCCACCTCCTCCAAGTCCTCAAGATCCTCCAAGCGGGGAG CCAGCCCCTCCAGACATAGCATCTCAGAGTGGAGGATGCAGAGCATCGCCAGGGACTCCGATGAAGGCTCGGAAGATGAGTTCTTTGATGCACAAG agGATCTGTACAATGAGGAAGTATTCCCCAAGGACATCACGAAGTGGAACTCCAATGACCTCATGGACAAAATGGAAAATCCAGAGCCTGAGGACCCACAGG ACGGTCTATACCACCAGAGTGGCCCTGAGTTCGGGGTGGCCTCCAGTGTGGAGCAGCTAAACATCATTGAG AGTAAAGCTAAGAACTTCACCATGTTCCCATCCTTCCTGTGGcaccagaagagaaaaggaagcaaaggaaggaagcaaaagtCGCATAGGCAGAAGTGA